The genomic interval CAGACTCTGAACTCAGCTCCTCTTGGTTGAAACCTCACAAGTCACCACCAAGAATTATGACATTTTATTGAAGAGTACTGGCAAATATTAGAGATTAGGCTAGGGTCAAGTTCACTATTTCAAAACTAAGAGCAATTGAATTCAATGTTTTTCATAGATTGCAGGTCTATTCAAAGATGCTGCACAAAATTACAAGAACCGGTAACAGACTATTCCTGAAGCCAATGAATCGCAGTAACTTCCACCTCCAGCATCTTCTTTTGGCCAAATTCTTGAAGTGGTAGATTTTTTCTAAAGCTTGTTTGCTTTCTTGTTGACTTCAATTGCCATGACCCCTCGCTTCAtccaaaaacaatataaaattGCTGATTCATATATACAGAAATAATTCATTGCTTCATAGTCAAGATCTTTATCATATATACATCGATCGGAGTAGACCAATTAAATCTACATGGACCCCCTTTTGAACCACCCTCAAGTTTTGAACTGCCTCCTTTAGTTCATGAATTGATGAAATGTAAGCCTAAGCCTAACTCTGTTTCATTTGGTCGTCCACTTTGCACTAGCTGCCAAATTACTTACCGGAATCCTCATTTTCAAGTCGTCAGCAAACTAGGGTTATTGTGTTGACCTTGTGTTACTGTTAAGGAGGATTTAGGGTTTCCCTCAAAAGATATCTGAGTCGGACCTTGTGAAGCTCTTCCTTGTTGTTGAAGAAAACTATTGACTGTTGAAGTGTTAATTGGAACTTGGGAACTTAAAGATCTTCCAGAGTTGCTATGAGATTGGACAGAAGTACTGCATTGTATTAGAGATTGTGACAAGACTGGAGCCGTCTTTGGTGCTTTGCTCCAGGCCACCGTACCAGGTTGCTGCTGTTGAAGCTGAAACTGGTAGAGGTGCTGTGGATGTGAGTTCAAGGTTGTGAAGTTGAGATTTGTTGGTGAGTTATCAAAAACGAGGGTCTGCGCAACAGTTGAGGAAGACCTCCCAGTAGCAGCTTTTGATTTATCATGAGCAGGATTATCAGAATTGCCTCCATTCTTCCTTTCGGATACTTGGTGATGATGCTTTTGGTTTGCACCCTGAAGGTTTTGATACATTGCTGGATTTTGCGGCATAGATGAAAAGTTTAGTAGAGTACCTGTACCCTCATTTCCAGTGATAGAGCCAAATGACATGCCAAACACACCCTTGAAGTCCTGTTGCTGTTCTTGCCCAATGTGATTTTTACTGCTGCCGCCACTCATTGTAGCATAGGGCAACATGGCAAAGTTCATGGGTTGAAGTGGCACTGCAAAATTCTTCCCGTAACCATAAACGCTATGTTGTGCCTGAGAAGATGTTGCAGTATGCCCCCCAATGATGTCATTTTCAACCTTGCAAGATCGAAGGGATTGTGTCACATACTTCTTCTGTGGCTGCTGTGATTGCATACTGATAAATTGTGTTTTCTGCAGTTGCTGAGACTCTAGTTGCCTTTGAGATGATGATGAATCGGTTGGCATTCCCATGTTCTTCTGATGGTTTGATTGGACTTGAAGCTGGAATTGTGATTGAGGCTTTTGATGATGAAGCTGAGGAGGGCGGAACATTTGGTTTGAATAGAAGGGGCCATTATATAATGGCACTGCCTGAGTAGAGTTATCTCCTTGAAATGCAAGTGTTGTTCCTGAAGGAGTTGCCATGGGGAATGAGTACCCCTTGATTGCCATGTATGGACCTTCCTGGAATGTCACATTCAAGCTACTGGCCTTTGCTGCAGCTGCTTTTGACAATGCTGAATGACTAAAATGTGATGCATTGTTTGTAACTTCTGTATATTTCAAAGGACCAGATGGATCACTGGCTGCTGCAACTGATGCTTGATTTTGTCCCAGAGAGAATGTGAAAGTAGATCCACACTACAGTAGAGTAAAGAGTGAAGCAATTGTAATACCATTTTTGGTGGAAGTTGCAAAAATTTAACAATTGAACTAGAGATTCATCGCTTTCAATGAAAGAACTGTAGTGCAGAGACAATGTATACCATTAGATTACCAGCAGAGGCTGGCTGCGATGGAGATTGATAAGCCACAGGCTTCTTGCTCTTTGATGCTTCTACGAATGCAGCCTCAGAACGTTGAtcttttgattcttttgcACTATGACCTGAGACACTTCCTAGAAGTTCATTTACAATGACAATGTCTGGCTTGCTGTATGCTGGTGGTGGCGAGAGATTCTTCGTCCTTGTAACCTTCTGATCCAAGTAAATGTTGCGAGCAATGTAATGGTGCGTTGCGCATCTCTTAGCACATGGTTGCGGCAGAAGGGAATTCCCGGGCTACAATTTACATAACAAAAAAGTTGACACTTATGTTTCACAGGACTCAATTGTTTTGGCATAGCTAAAAGGCTAAAGTTTGAAACCTGTGATGTGGTGGCTGAAAGACCGCTTCGCCAGTCAGATCTCTCCAGCTTAGGAGTGATGGCTTTAGGCTGCTCTTCTGTTTTAGTGCCACTGTCTTGGTTTGAATTCAAACTAAGCTTTTCGTTGACTACCTCTATCGTCTTGTCTTGCAGTGTTTCAAGCTCAGCTTCTGCCACAGTATCAGATGCCGAATCCTCCATAGGAGGAGGAGCCTGTTAAAAGATGCAGGCGTTTATGCTTCAGCAAATCAAAGAGCGTTATCCTATGCAGTTTGGAAATTAATAACATGAATCTTTACCATGAGATCAAATCCAAACTTGTCATCCCTCTTCCTCTCAAGCTCCGGTACCTCTCCGCCAACTGATTCTTCCACAAATGGCTTGGCTTCCTCCTTCTGCAACTCTAGTGGCCCGGATACACTTCCGGATTCTGGCTCACAATTTGGGGAAGAAGTTCCCATTTTTGGCTGCTGATTACTTTCTACTTCTACTGCTTCTGCTATAGAATTGTTCTCCTTGGAGACTACATAGCaaacaaaagaacaaaaactcATTAGATTCATATCGTAAACCAGAATTTGCCCTATAAAATAGTATAACTATAACACACCATTTTTAAGCTCAGGATCAGAGGCATGAGTAGGTTCCTGTTCCGAGATTGAAATCTTAGAATCTTTTCTAATGCTATATCTATctttatcttcatcatcccGGTTTGAAGTAGAGCTTTTAACACTATCAACATGCTTCATCAACCCAAAAAGAACTTCGGCGATCTCATTCTCAATGTCCTCCTCTACAGGCCCTGAAGACAATTTCGACGACTTTGGTGGCCGGTTCTTGATCCCAGTTGATTTCTTCCATGAAAACAACAAATCAGAATCTTCCCAAGCTATCTAAAACTTTTCcgcagaagaaaaaaaatgtatatatatatataatcatgaaCTAACCATCTTCTTCCTCGCTTCTACATGCTGTTTCTGAAGATTATGATCTTTTCCAATCCCATCATTTCCTGAAGAACTACTTTCATGCAACCTTTTCCCTGAAGCTGCAGAATTTATCAACTTACATATAAATCTTTCCCGTTATAAAATCAACTGAAACAGAGAGAAACAGAGAGCTTGTACATTCGAATTCTGGAGTTACCTGAACGGGCCTTCCTCGGAACTCGAGCGCCGATCACTTCCAACGGCTGATCTTTCTTTGATCCACTCATCACCATATGGTTTCTCCGGCGAgccgatgatgatgatgacatcTGAGAAAGTACCATATTATCTTCCACCTCCACCTTGCAGTCTTCCTCCTCCATGCTTCCGGCActctcttctctcctcctccGCTTGCTACTCATTCTCTCACGGCAGCCGGAAAGTCCATCAGTTGCAGCAGCAGCCATGCTTGACCTTCTCGCCTCTCTCCCGAATCTCTCCATCACCTTCATTTGCTCTGCTTTCCTCTGTTTTTAATAGTTTTATAGTCATCAGAATACCATTTCATGCATAGAGAGACGTATTAAATCATTCTATTTCTGGTTTATACCTGGATTCGATTTCACTGCTTTtaaaattcgaatttttaagTCGTTTATCGATTAGTTTAAGTATTCCTTAGAACAAgaatttgggggggggggggggtgatcACTGATCATGGAGGCAATATTAtattgaaggaagaagatgcaGATCAATGCAGACAATAGATTAATCTAAGATTGATAGAATAATATATCATAGAGTACAATCAATATCATCATGTATGAGAATTCTATAATGGCAGCAGACGTTAGTTATTGTTTGAGATTTTATAAACTAAGTTAGAGATGGTCTCTGTTCTTTAATTAAAAAGTACTAAAAGCATGCTTCTTTAGTGCTTTGGCTTTTCTATAGTTCTAGTTGAGTATCAAACCCTAGGATGGGAATCCATCCACTTGCCCAATACGAGAAAGTTcatatgaaaattttaatattCTCTTTGATTTGTCtttaagaaaaagaatgaagcaAGCAGGCTTTTCTAGCTTAGTTTGTGTTTAAGAATAAACAAGTGCTATAAAGAATTCATATCTTCATTAAAGTTAAGTAATCGCTTATAATCGTCTTTGCTTGCGAGAAGGCAACCGCTCAAATGGACAATGAACACTTTCATAATTTTAAACGGATTCGTGATTATTAGTGAAGATGAGCGTTCACTTTTAATTTTACGTTTAATACGTAGCACGATCAAATTGTCTCAAACAGTAAATAGTAGAGATGAGTGTGAAAGATGAAATTCCAAGTTTTGTCACTGATTACGTGGACGTATATTTTATCATAATTGTTCATGAGGATGAGGCCTAGCTACCTAAAAGTGATTATTGTATTCCACTTGAGCTTACCTTCACTTATCATACATTCAACAACTTCCAACAATATGCTTGCACAACTAAAACAACATTATAAAAACACGGACGCTATACTATAGTATGGTGGCActtaatcaattaaataaaatttcaacaaCAATAAACAATTAGTTTGATCCTAGTGCAAGCTGTAAGATGTAGCTTGTTTAGTTGATTTGATCGACAAtagtaattttttgttttgggacGGAATTGTCAAGGTGGCTAGCACTTTGATGCTCCACATATACAGAGGAATTCTCAGAAAATATACTAATTAACTAATTCTTAATTTAACTATTGATTAGTCGATAACCATTTTCAGATTCCCAGTACAATCGTGGAGGTCACCATGGTCaatgaaaattatatttttaaagttggaaaatatataaatagtgaGTATTTTAGTGAAGAATTCATGGGGGTGGTGGAGGTTTAGAGGAGCTAGGAGATATATTATTTCTATTTCTGAGCTGAGATCGAGAGCTCGGGACAAatattcaaagttcaaacaatGTTAGGTCTCTCTGACTTTTAGTTTCTTGCTTCaataaaacttgaaattttaatCCTTTCTTTGTAAATTGCATTCCGTCAAGGATAGCATACATCGAAATGAAGCGGACAAAAAGTAGCTCATCTTCCTTTGCATGCCTACATAcgtcttgttcttcttgattCATGAGCTGAAGGAGAACTTATTAACTTGACTTAATAGGAAGCAAATCCcttttcaaaaaagaaaatggaagTAAATCAATGCCTTGCATTTGCCTCATTCTCGTGGAAAAAGGTGAGATATCCTAATGATGGTGATTTTGATTCAATACTTCATACCACAAATGAAAGAAATGAGATCTCAAACACATTGGGGAAGGATCCTTCGGAGATCTCTCTAGTTTGTTGATGTCGAATTCGACCATTTAAGCTCATTCAGGTCTTTAAGGTTACGGTGACCCAGTTAGTGACCCATTTAGGCTTTAATAATTAGCCTAAATTACCAAGGTCACTACCTCTTATGCGGACACAAAGCAAGGTTTGTGGTTATTTTGTTGATGAAACTCCTGTCGATTGGTTGCATTAGAGATGCTTATTGTAGTTCCCCACGAAAGAGTCTGATAAACATTTTCTTATATGATTATCATAAAATTTCTATTTAGTCCTTTGGTTTGTTGGAAGTTTATAAGAAATTGTACGGAGCAAAGCACCAAGAAGGCAAGAACCTTTGATTTAGGAGCGAAGACATCGTGTAGGGTAGTGCATTATTTTCCACAACAAAACTATGTATGAATGATATACGAAAGATCCTAGAAAAGCCATGTATTAGATGCCCAGATATTTCTTTCAATTAAACTCTGATTGGAGAATATATCACTCGATTTCAAATGCAATGCACTCACCTAAGAAGTCAGAATCGCAAAATGTATCAAGTTCCATTTATTCTTGGATATGATTCTTAGGATTGGAAGATATTAATCATCCTCAGGTCACATCACTCCTGTGAAGATACAACTGGAATCCCTCCAGAAGCAAATTCAGGGCTGTACACGATGTAGAATTTTCAGATGGATATATATACTATGAAACCCAAAACTGAAGTTGCAGCATGCTTGCTTTTGATGAAAGGTTTGAAAATGTACATCttttaaaagaagaaaaggaaatggaCTCGTTTAGTCTAATACTCACAAGTCAGACCACATAGTTCATATGATCCGATGCAAACTTCCCATTCAAAGCCTTAAACATGAACATGGCTCAATTGCTTTTTTCGCCTTGAAACAAATTGTGCGATTCATTTCAAATGTCTTCTCATGAGGTGAGTGTCAACACAAAAGAGGGGATCTATAAAAGTTTGAAACTGAAGCTCAACCATTTACAATATTGGTGCATGAACATAAACAACTCCTAAACCTTCAACAATTCCTGAAACACAATTGCGAAAAACATATGTTAAATTTCAAGAAAAGCACCAATGAGTATTAAAAACTAGAACCGCCATATAATACTTAGGGTATTGCAGGTAATGCACACGCTACAAAATAGTCAGATGGGAGGTAGTACCTTCTCTTTCTGTTTGGATAAGGTATCAAGCTTCTTCACATACTCATCCGTCCATTTCTGCACAAATAAagcaaattttcattttcagcaATTCTTTTGATATCAACCTAGTTGAATGGTAAGTGCCCCAGATATCCGAAAAAATTTCCAAGAAATTAATCAGTAGTTCGCTTCTTTAACCCAAGACAAAACACAATATCTAGCTATAATGGCGCGGataataaacaaaacaaaatcttCAAGTTACCTGCAAATCAGTTGAAAAGCCCTTGAGATTATCCTCAGAGAGCTTCTTCTCCTAAAAGGGAAAAGGAATATAATATCAACAAGGAATGTACTGTAAACGCACAATTGGCCAGGGGAAACGAAAAGACGACAGCAATATGACACTGAAAATGACAGATCAAGGGCTGCATGGGATGAATTTAAAGTTCAAACCTTCTGAAGTTTTTCATAAGCTTTTAAAGCATCCCTTCTTATGTTCCTCAATGCCACCTATACCAATTGAAAAGTAGGCATTTCATTAGATCACCTAAAATTATAACAAATAGATCAATTGCTTTACTGTTATGAGTGCATGCATGCTCAATGGTTGATAAAGAATTTTCAAAATGCATCAGGTGATCTTAGAATTTATTTAGATATGGTTCATGTGCTGTTCAACTAAAGTTCCAAACTTTGAACAATGATATCTCCACACCAAAGAGATAAATTTTTCTCGAAGTGTTAGTCACATATGATACTGTACCTTCCCTTCTTCAGCTTGTTTTGATACAACTTTTGTCAATTCCTGCattgaagaaataaaaagaagaaagggtGCACATTAGGAAAACATGTTTGATTATTATGCATTATGACAAAACAGAATCTTTAGGCATATTTGTTTATACCAAGAACGAATACCTGATGTTTAATTTGGGAGTTCCACataatttgtgtcaatataaCCAGCTTGTAAGAACAAGTCCATTAAAGGAGAATCATAGATGAGAAAATACCTTCCGCCTATCTTCTGTAAGTTGAGGCAGGGTCAATCGTATCACTTCTCCATCATTATTTGGAGTCATGCCAAGATCAGAGGCAACTATGGCCTTCTCAATAGATTTTAagctgaaaagaaaagagagaggggGAGGGGGGTGTTATGCCAAGCAGAAAAGAAAGACTACAAAGGGAAAATCCAGTTGTGACAATCACACTCCTGGAATATAAGAAAACATCTCTGTGACAGCCCAGAACATCAAGTCactggaaaaaaaatgtttgaCTGTTCTAAAATGCAAGTACAGAAATAGTAAGAAAAATTTTAAATCACCCTTATCGGTGAAAATATATTGCCGACTAGCCAACTAGCTAATGCTGTGTTGTGCCCTCCCTCCTTTCATGTTAGACGGATTAAGTAAATAAGTAGCGACTAGCATAGCAGACATGTACTACATGTGTTAAAGCAGCATGATGCAGTGATCTTCTACATTCCATACTAGGTTAATGCCTTAGCTTATAAATTACCTGGATTTGTCAAAAGGCGAAATCAATAGGGAATTTCCATCCTGACTACTAACTTGAGCAATGGACTTCAAGCCAACTGGACTTCCATAATACTCTACCTAGAAAGGCATAACTCtttcaaaagaaaaggcaGCGTCGGAATAAAATGAATTTAGAACAGGCTAGACATCCCCCTAGTTTATTCTTACCTCAATCTTGTCCAGCATGGCTGGGTTTGCCCTCCCTGTCCTAatagaattgaaattggaTCGTACTGATTCAATAGTCTTTTCCATCCTGCCTTTCTGAAATATAACCAACATTTTATAATACATATGCTCTCTTCCAACTCCATCAGAAAAACTCAATACTTACAAACATTTTTACCCAAATTAGCATTGTACATGTTACTATCCAAGACCACACAGAAAAACTTACAGCTTCATTTTCAATGACAGACTTCTCCGCTTCTATTTCTTCAACAGTAGCAGCCCTTACAGTTCCAGCTCTGAAAAATGcatcaaaataaaatcaaaatcacaaacaaGACAGTTCACACACTGCCACTAACTCGACGAATTACTTGAACCATTGTAGCAACTACACAGGCCCCAAATCCCCATTTTCTTATAAAAAGATGCAAAATTAACATTTGAAGTATGAAGCTTTGGACAGTAGTCATTAGTACATCATTTTCACAGGCTACACGAACATATGCATCTATAAGTTATACCAAATGTCAAGTCCataaaaacatcatcaacaaGACAAAAGCAGAGATTATAATAATTCTGTGGGAGTAAAACTTGCCTCCTTTGCGATAGTTGCTTCTTCACAACAACAGGATTGCCAGAAAACTTAGCAGAGCCACCAGGAGGTGTCACATAACTAGCAGCTGAACTCCATGAGTATACATTAACCGTGCTGGGCAGGCATTTCTTCCAAACCCCAGCAGCCACATAAGAATCTGTATAAACGTCAAATTACACATAAATTTACCGTGTGAAACAAAAACACCAATCCTAATTACTAAACAAACACACAAACTCAACCCACTAAGCCTAAGCAATTACAGAACCGAACACCAAAAGGGTTCATTAGATATTTGAACTAACACCATAAAAATCTAAACTTTAAAGTACAGGAATTATACAATTCTGCAAAATGAGTAATGGGCTGTGTACCTCGAACGGAGAGCAAGGCTTTGGGAGGGTTTTGCTTAGGCTGGAGGATGGAGCGTACAGGAGTTGCAGGAGAGAAACGGGTCGCCATGAAAGACGAGAACTTGTGATAATTCTGGGTGAAACTATAAGTAGTGAGTGACTGTTAGAAGATGAAGGGAGAGAGTGGGGTATGGTCTCAGTGAGGTCAAGTGAGACGACGAGAGAGAGCGAGTGGCAGGAGAGGATAAGAAGTTTTCATTGGGTTGGGCTGAGAATGTTTGTTGGTTTCTTTGGAAATGGATTTGGTCCATATGTTTTTGATCTACAGAACTTCTATAACTTCCTacatttatttcttatttattttgttcacACTAAATGTGTTCActtgttcattttcttttctgattaatttgtttgtttggTCAGGTTTTGTGTTGATATTGAATGCAATCGTTTTAGTATTGTTTTGATAGCTTGGACTCTGATGAGTGAGATGTCGCAAGGTTTCGTTGGAAAAGTTAAAACAAATGCGTTTTGAATGACTTTCATATTGGTGACACTATGAGCAAGTGAATCGCAATTTTTGTTCACTGCCGTTATACTATTTTTCGTTAGTTATCTAATCAAGTATGAATCATTGTATTAACATGACATTGTACCGTACCAACTATGTATGTAAAGCCGTTGGATATGGTTGAACATAACAAATTAAatacaaaatttaaattaagtCACAAAAATAATATGAAATCATATCTACTAAATTATTACCGTATATTGTTATTTGGAAATCAAGTTTATAGGTTTCCTCCAATCCTTCATACGAATCTTGAGTATCATCTCCATGCATGTATTCTTGCTTCGATTTTTTACTGTGAGGATCAAATCTTCTTACAACAAAATGATCGATTTCCTTATTATCAAGATACTGCGGATTGCAATTACGTAATGCATAAATGCGTTAGTGATAACCTATGGTAACTTGTAGGAAGATATGGTAACATGAAAGTAATCAGCAATTAATGCATTCTTCATATGGTAACTTGTAGGATGATATTTTTGTGGCGAAACTATTAATTAGTTGGATTTTCATGGAAGTTGTACCTTAAATATTCATCCACTCAAGTATATTTTTTGATTGATTTCTTCCGGTGTATCGCTTTGTGTGAAACATTAGCAATGGCTTTGCCCAAGAGTTTAATGATATGTTTCTTGGTGATGGCTTTGTTCGGTGTTTGCTTTGGTGCAGTTTACAAGGTAGGTGACTCTGAGGGATGGAGATACAAAGGTTTCGACTACCTTGCTTGGAGACTTGATAAAAACTTCATTGTTGGAGATTCTCTCTGTAagttttttcctttcaatttcCATTTCCCCTTGtttttgaagttatataaACGGGTGTGGACTGAGACTAAATTTACAGTACTCTAATCAGAATCAGATATATTCAGTACGTATGTTTTTCTGGTGTATCTAATTGAGCAatctgtaaaaaaaattagaacgATTCTGTATCGTTGTTACCTGATTTACCTCAGCTTGATTCCTCTGAGTTTAGCCCTATTTTAAGAgaaatgaatatatatttgtattcgTAAATCGTAAGGATGAACATTATGATTCCACCCATCAATGATCTTCATAACATCAGACGCTTAGACGTACGTACTGGCCCTGAATGGGAGATAACGCTAGCTAGCTTGGTGTTGATTGGATATAATATGAACTAGTTAAGGCTTTTGTTAGTCACATAAATGTCTAACGAATTTTTACGCATTTTACATGTAGTGTTTGTGTACAAAGGAAAGGACACTGTACTGCAAGTCGATCGCAAACATTACCAAACATGCAACACCACCGAGCCGATTCACGAAATCAGATCTGGTAACGATACTATTGTCCTCGACAAGCCTGGGCATTTCTTCTACATCACCGGTTACAAACCACACTGCAAACTCGGACAGAAGCTCGACATCAGAGTTAACTACCCAACAAGTCTGAGTCCAACCCCTAGCCCTAGCCATTCACCACACAAGAATGGTGCTCCATCTATTCAATGGTCAACTGCGATATCTGCTCTATTGATGACTATGGCGGTAGTCATCCTTTCCTCTCTCGCTGCCTAATAATTTAGGATATAATGCACTTCTCCTTTTCTTAATTTGTCATGGATTCATATAATTGTTTGGACTTTGGATGTTATTGTTGTTAA from Argentina anserina chromosome 2, drPotAnse1.1, whole genome shotgun sequence carries:
- the LOC126784840 gene encoding ribosome-recycling factor, chloroplastic, with product MATRFSPATPVRSILQPKQNPPKALLSVRDSYVAAGVWKKCLPSTVNVYSWSSAASYVTPPGGSAKFSGNPVVVKKQLSQRRAGTVRAATVEEIEAEKSVIENEAKGRMEKTIESVRSNFNSIRTGRANPAMLDKIEVEYYGSPVGLKSIAQVSSQDGNSLLISPFDKSSLKSIEKAIVASDLGMTPNNDGEVIRLTLPQLTEDRRKELTKVVSKQAEEGKVALRNIRRDALKAYEKLQKEKKLSEDNLKGFSTDLQKWTDEYVKKLDTLSKQKEKELLKV
- the LOC126784834 gene encoding protein TIME FOR COFFEE-like; translated protein: MKVMERFGREARRSSMAAAATDGLSGCRERMSSKRRRREESAGSMEEEDCKVEVEDNMVLSQMSSSSSARRRNHMVMSGSKKDQPLEVIGARVPRKARSASGKRLHESSSSGNDGIGKDHNLQKQHVEARKKMKSTGIKNRPPKSSKLSSGPVEEDIENEIAEVLFGLMKHVDSVKSSTSNRDDEDKDRYSIRKDSKISISEQEPTHASDPELKNVSKENNSIAEAVEVESNQQPKMGTSSPNCEPESGSVSGPLELQKEEAKPFVEESVGGEVPELERKRDDKFGFDLMAPPPMEDSASDTVAEAELETLQDKTIEVVNEKLSLNSNQDSGTKTEEQPKAITPKLERSDWRSGLSATTSQPGNSLLPQPCAKRCATHHYIARNIYLDQKVTRTKNLSPPPAYSKPDIVIVNELLGSVSGHSAKESKDQRSEAAFVEASKSKKPVAYQSPSQPASAGNLMCGSTFTFSLGQNQASVAAASDPSGPLKYTEVTNNASHFSHSALSKAAAAKASSLNVTFQEGPYMAIKGYSFPMATPSGTTLAFQGDNSTQAVPLYNGPFYSNQMFRPPQLHHQKPQSQFQLQVQSNHQKNMGMPTDSSSSQRQLESQQLQKTQFISMQSQQPQKKYVTQSLRSCKVENDIIGGHTATSSQAQHSVYGYGKNFAVPLQPMNFAMLPYATMSGGSSKNHIGQEQQQDFKGVFGMSFGSITGNEGTGTLLNFSSMPQNPAMYQNLQGANQKHHHQVSERKNGGNSDNPAHDKSKAATGRSSSTVAQTLVFDNSPTNLNFTTLNSHPQHLYQFQLQQQQPGTVAWSKAPKTAPVLSQSLIQCSTSVQSHSNSGRSLSSQVPINTSTVNSFLQQQGRASQGPTQISFEGNPKSSLTVTQGQHNNPSLLTT